The following nucleotide sequence is from bacterium.
CCCGCTGCTCGTCGCCGCCTGCCGTGGTCACCACGAAGGCCCCGGCGAGGCCGCGACGTCCCGCCCGCCCGACGCCGCGATCGCCGCGCGCGCGAGCGCGGAGCGCACCGCGCTCGCCGGCCTCGGCGGCACGCCCGAGGCCGAGAAGCAGGTCCTCTTCGGCGACCTCCACGTCCACACCACGTTCTCCGCCGACGCCTTCATGCGCAGCCTGCCGATGCTCCAGGGCGAGGGCGCGCATCCGCCGGCCGACGCCTGCGACTTCGCGCGCTACTGCTCCGCGCTCGACTTCTGGAGCATCAACGACCACGCCGAGGCGCTCACCCCGCAGCACTGGCAGGAGACGAAGGACGCCATCCGCCAGTGCAACGCCGTCGCCGGCGACCCGAAGAACCCCGACCTGGTCTCGTTCCTCGGCTGGGAGTGGACGCAGGTGGGGCAGACGCCCGACGACCACTACGGCCACAAGAACGTCGTCCTGCGCCACACCGACGACGACAAGATCCCGACCCGCCCCATCGCCGCGCTGAGCCCGCAGCTGATCGGGGCGCTGCGCCGCCGCCCCCCGCTGTGGCAGCGCGTCCAGTTCCCCCTGCTCGACTGGCAGAACCGCCAGCGCTACCTCGACCTCGGCGTCTTCATCGAGGAGGTACGCGCCACCCCGATCTGCCCCGAGGGCGTCGACGTCCACGATCTCCCCGCCGACTGCCTCGAGTCCGCGAACACCCCGCGCGAGCTGTTCGAGAAGCTCGCCCAGTGGCACCACGAGGCGATCGTGATCCCGCACGGCAACACGTGGGGCTTCTACACGCCGCCGGGCTCGAGCTGGGACAAGCAGCTCGTCGGCGACCAGCACGATCCCACCCGCCAGACGCTCATCGAGGTCTACTCCGGCCACGGCAATTCGGAGGAGTACCGTGCCTGGGAGACGGAGGGCCTCGACGCGCAGGGCAATCCCGTGTGTCCCGCACCGACGAAGGAGTATCTGCCGTGCTGCTGGCAGGCCGGCGAGCTGATCCGCCGGCGCTGCGGCGACATCCCCGCCGCGGAGTGCGAGCAGCGCGTGGTCGACGCGCAGCGGAACTTCATCCAGGCCGGCGTCGCCGGCCGGCAGACGCAGCCGTGGGCGACGGCCGAGGAGTGGCTCGACTGCGGCCAGTGCCGTGACTGCTTCCTGCCCGCCTTCAACACGCGCCCGAAGAGCTCGGCCCAGTACGCGCTCGCGATCTCGAACTTCGACGATCCCACGAAGAGCCCGCGCCGCTTCCGCTTCGGCTTCATCGGCTCGAGCGACAACCACTCCGCGCGCGGCGGCACCGGCTACAAGGAGTTCGGCCGGCGCATCAACACCGAGGCCGCCGGCGCCCGCGACGCCGCCTGGCAGGCGCGCGTGATGGGCACGCCGCCGCCGCCCGCGGACGTGTCGCGGCCCTTCGTCCTGACCCAGCCCGGCGACGAGGACGGCCCCATGGCCTTCCAGATCCTCGACATGGAGCGGCAGGCGTCGTTCTTCATGACCGGCGGACTCGTCGCCGTCCACGCCGCCGGCCGCGACCGCGACAGCATCTGGGACGGCCTCCAGCGGCGCGAGGTCTACGCGACCAGCGGGCCGCGCATCCTCCTGTGGTTCGACCTCCTGAACGCCCCGAGCGGCGTCGCGCCGATGGGCTCGGAGGTGACGCTCGCGGAAGCGCCGCGCTTCCGCGTACGCGCGAGCGGCGCATTCGTACAGCAGCCCGGCTGCCCCGACTGGGCCGCCGAGCGGATCGGCGCCGAGCGCCTGGAGCACCTCTGCCGCGGCGAGTGCTACAACCCCGGCGACGCACGCCACCGCATCACCCGCGTCGAGATCGTCCGCATCCGCCCGCAGGCGACGCCGGGCGAGGACGTCGGCGGCCTCATCGAGGATCCGTGGAAGCGCGTCGAGTGCCCGGCGAACACCGCCGGCTGCGTCGTCGAGTTCGACGATCCCGAGTTCGCCGCCGGCGACCGCGAGTTCGTCTACTACGCGCGCGCCGTGCAGGAGCCGACGCAGGCGGTGAACGCGGCGGGGCTGCGCTGCCAGTACGACGCCAGCGGCGCCTGCGTCTCGGTGAACCCGTGCTTCGGCGACTACCGCACGCCGTACGACGACGACTGCCTCGCGCCCGCCGAGGAGCGCGCCTGGTCGTCGCCGATCTTCGTGCGGCGGTGACGTCGTGGCCGACCGCGGCATGCGACTGCTCGGCCTGGGGGCGGCGATCGGGCTCGCCGTGGCCGCGGCCGGCCTGCTGCGCTCCGGGCGCCCGGGCGCGCACGACGCGGCCGACGGCGCGGTCGCGCGCGTGAACGGCGTCGCCATCCGCGCCGACGACTACCAGCGCGCGCTCGCGGGCGTCGCCGACGGGCGGCGCGAGGATCCCGACGGCGCGCTCCGCCGCCACGTCCTCGAGCGGCTCGTCGACGAGGAGCTGCTCGTGCAGCGCGGCCTCGAGCTGGGGCTCGCCCAGGTCGACCCGCGCGTGCGGCGCGAGCTGGCCGCCGCCGTGATCGCGGCCGCGATCGCCCAGCCGGGCGACGCGCCCGATCCGACGCCCGACCAGCTGGCCGCGTTCTATGCCGCCGAGCGCGGCTTCTTCGCCCGCGCCGCCCGCGTGCAGGTGCAGCGTCTGGATCGCGGACGACGCCGGCGGCGTCGCGGACCCGCGGGCGCGGCCGCGGACCGTGCGGCCGCGGCCGCGGCCCGCCTGCGCGCCGGCGACGAGGTCGCGACCGTGCGTGCCGCCGTCGGCGACCCCGAGCCGACGCCGCTGCCCGACGCGCTGCTGCCGCCGGCGAAGCTCGCCGACTACCTCGGCTCGAGCGCGCTGCGCAGCGCGCTGACGCTGCCTGTGGGCGGCGTCAGCGCGCCGCTGCGCACCAGCGGCGGGCAGGCCGTGCTCATGGTCGTCGCGCGCGAGACGGGCGAGCCGCCGCCGCTCGAGACCATCGGCGACGAGGTGCGCGCCGAGTGGAAGCGCCGCGCCGGCGAGCGCGCGCTGCGGGCGTACCTCGACGGCCTGCGGGCCCGCGCCGACGTCCAGGTGGCGGCGGCGCCGTGATCCTCCGCCTCGCCGCGCTGCTGGCGTTGCTCGCGACGGCGGTCCACGCGCACGACCGCAGCACGTCGTTCTCCACCTGGGTGCTCGGCGCCGACGGCGCCGACGTCACGGTGCGCCTGACGACGCTCGAGGCCTCGCGCCTGCCCTGGCCGGTCGGCGACGCGGCGAAGCTCGGCGACTACCTCGCCGCGCATCTCCTGCTCCTCGCGGACGAGACGCCGTGCGTTCCCGACGCGCCGCCGCGCGCGCTGGCCGCGTCGGCCGGGCGGCTCGCGCTCGAGTGGCACGTGCGCTGCGACGGTGGCGCACCGACCCGGCTCCGCAGCACGGCGTTCCTCGACGTCGCCCCCTCGCACGTGCACTTCGCGCGCGTCCGCTGGCCCGACGGCCGCAGCGCCGAGCGGCTCTTGTCCGACGGCGAGCGCGGCTGGTCGCTGGTCGATCCGGAGCCGCCGTCGTTCCTCGGCGCGGTCGCGCTCGGCGTCGAGCACATCGCGACCGGCGTCGACCACCTCGCCTTCGTGCTCGCGCTGCTGCTGCTCGGCGGCACGCTCGGCGAGACCGTCCGCCTCGTCACCGGCTTCACGATCGCGCACAGCGTGACGCTGGCGCTCGCGACGCTCGGCTGGGTGCGTCCCGAGCAGGCGCCCGTCGAGGCGCTGATCGGCCTGTCGGTGGCCCTCGTCGCCGCCGAGAACGTCTGGCTCGCCGGCGGTGCCCGCTCGCTCGCGCTGCCGCTCGGCGTCGCCGGGCTGCTGCTCGCCCTCGCCGCGCTCGGCGGCGGCACGGTGCCGCCGCTCGCGCTCGCCGGGCTGGCGCTGTTCGCCGCCTGCCACATGATCCGCCTCGGCCGCGCCGCCCATCCGCTCAGCCTGCGCTGGACGGCGGCGTTCGCCTTCGGGCTGCTGCACGGCTTCGGCTTCGCCGCCGTGCTGGTCGACGCGGCGCTGCCGCCGGCGGCGCTCGCCCGCGTGCTGCTCGGCTTCAACCTCGGCGTCGAGCTGGGTCAGGTGGCCCTGGTGCTGCTCGTGGTGCCGCTCCTCGCCCGCGCCGGGAGCTGGCGCCCGGCGCTGGTCGACGCCGGCTCGGCCGCGGTCGCCGGCCTGGGCGTCTTCTGGTTCGTCAGCCGCGCCTACGGCGGCGGCTAGAAACCTCTGTGCAGAGCGGGGGCTTCCTGTTATCGACCGGGCATGCGCTGGACGCCGGGGCGACGCAGCGAGAACCTCGAAGACCGCCGCGGCACGATCGTCCGGCGCGGCATCCCGATCGGCGTCGGCGGCATCCTCGTCCTCGGCGCCCTCAGCCTGCTCACCGGCCAGAACTTCTTCGCGATCCTCTCCGATCCGACGTTCCAGGACATGACCCAGGGCGGGGCCCGGCAGGAGGAGCGCAGCGGTCCGATCCAGTCGACGCCCGAAGAGGAGAAGCAGGTCGACTTCGTCTCCTTCGTGCTCGACGACGCGCAGGGCACCTGGGGCAAGCTCCTCCCCGGCCGCTACCGTCCCGCCAAGCTCGTGCTCTTCCGCGACGCCGTCCAGTCCGCATGCGGCTTCGCCCAGTCGGCGACCGGCCCGTTCTACTGCCCCGGCGACGAGAAGGTGTACATCGACCTCGGCTTCTACGAGGAGCTGAAGCGCCGCTTCGGCGCACCGGGCGACTTCGCGCAGGCCTACGTCCTCGCCCACGAGATCGGCCACCACGTGCAGAAGGTGCTCGGCGTCGAGGGCCGCGTACGCCGGATGCAGCAGCAGCGCCCGGACCTCCGCAACGAGCTGTCGGTGCGCATGGAGCTCCAGGCCGACTGCTTCGCCGGCGTGTGGGGCTTTGCCGCCGACCGCCGCGACGTGCTCGAGCCCGGCGACGTCGAGGAGGGCCTGCGCGCCGCCTCCGCCATCGGCGACGACCGCATCCAGCGCATGGGTGGCGGCGTGGTGCAGCCCGAGTCGTTCACGCACGGCTCGTCGGCGCAGCGGGTCGAGTGGCTGCAGAAGGGGCTGCGCTCGGGCGACCCGCAGGCGTGCGATACGTTCGGCGGCGGGTGACGGGGGAGCCCCCGCCCTTCAGCCGCTGTTGCGCAGCCCGGTCGCGAGGCCGTTCAGCGTCAGCTGGATGCCGCGCTGGACGAGCTGGCCGCGGTCGCCGCCGCGCCAGCGGCGGAGCAGCGTCACCTGCAGGTGGTTCAGCGGGTCGAGGTACGGGAAGCGATGGTGGATGCTGCGCGCGAGCGGCAGGTTGTCGGCGAGCAGCGCGGGCTGACGCGTGATCGCGAGCAGCATGTCGACCGTGCGCGCATGCTCGGCGACGATGCGCGAAAAGATGCGCCGGCCGAGCTCCTCGTCGGGCACGAGCGCGGCGTAGCGCTCCGCGATGCCGAGGTCGGTCTTCGCGAGCACCATGCCCATGTTCGAGAGGACGGTGCGGAAGAACGGCCAGCGGTCGTAGAGGTCGCGCAGGCGTGCCAGCCGGTGGGCGTGGCCCTCGACCCACGACTCGAACGCCGTGCCGGCGCCGTACCAGCCGGGCAGCATGATGCGCGACTGGCTCCAGCTGAACACCCACGGGATGGCGCGCAGATCCTCGATGCGGTCCGACGCCTTGCGCGACGCGGGTCGGCTGCCGATGTTGAGCTCGGCGATCTCGCCGATCGGCGTCGCGGCGCGGAACCACTCGACGAAGCGCGGCGTCTCGTAGACGAGCAGCCGGTACGCCGCCCGCGCCCGCTCGGCGAGCTCGTCCATCAGCGCGTATGCCATGGTCGCCTCCTCGCCCAGCCCCTCGACGTCGAGGCAGCTCGCCTCGACGGTCGCGGCGACGAGCGCCTCGAGGTTGCGGCGCGCCAGCTCGGGCTCGGCGTACTTGGCGGCGATCATCTCGCCCTGCTCGGTGATGCGCAGCGAGCCGGCGACGCTGCCCGGCGCCTGCGCCAGGACGGCGTCGTAGCTCGGGCCGCCGCCGCGGCCGACCGTGCCGCCGCGGCCGTGGAACAGGCGCAGCCGGACGTCGTGCGCCCGCGCCGCCGCAACGAGGTCGAGCTCGGCCCGATAGAGCGCCCAGTTCGCCGTCAGGTAGCCGCCGTCCTTGTTGCTGTCCGAGTAGCCGAGCATCACCTCCTGCACGCCGTCGCGTGCCAGCACCCAGCGGCGCCAGCGCTCGACCGAGAGCAGCTTGCGCAGCGTCGCGCCGGCACGGGTGAGATCGTCGATGGTCTCGAACAGCGGCACGATCTGCATCGGCAGCGGCACGGCGGCGCCGGGACGCACGATGCCCACCTCGCGCAGGAGGATTGCCACCTCGAGCACGTCGCTCACCGCGTCGCACTTCGAGATGACGTAGTTGGGCAGGGCGTCGCGTCCGACCCGATCGAGCGTCTCGGCGGCCGCGCGCAGGATCGCCAGCTCGCCCGCGGTCTGCTCGGACAGCTCGGCGTGCGGGCCGGTGAGCGGGCGCGCCGTCGCCAGCTCGCGCAGCAGCAGCTGCACGCGCGCGTCCTCGGAGAGACGGCGGTAGTCGGTCGTGACGCCGGCGAGCGCGAGCAGCTCGGCGACGACGGCCTCGTGCACCTCGGCGTTCTGCCGCAGGTCGAGGCTGCACAGGTGGAAGCCGAACACCGCCACGGCCCGGCGCAGCGAGGCCAGGCGGTCGTCGGCGATGAGCCCCGCCCCATGACCGCGCAGCGAGGCGTCGACGACGGCGAGATCGGCGGCCAGCTCGTCCGCCGTCGCGTACGCCGCGAGCACGGTGTGCGGCGCGCGCCCGGGCACCTGCCCCGTGAGCCGCACGGCCGTCGCCGCGAGCCGCGCGTACATGCCGCGCAGCGCGCGCCGATACGGCTCGTCCCGCCGGAACGGCGAATGGTCCTCCGACGCCTCGGCCAGCGCGAGCAGCTCGGGCGACGGCGTCACCAGCCGTGTCGACATCGACAGCTCGACCGCGAGGCGATCGAGCTCGCGCAGGTGGTGCGCGAGCGCCGTCGACGCCTGCCGGTCGATCGCGTGCCGGACCACGTCGGCGGTGACGAACGGGTTGCCGTCGCGATCGCCGCCGATCCACGAGCCCATACGCAGCACGGGTCGCGGCGGCGGCGGCGCATCGGGCCAGTGATGCGCCAGCTCGTCGACGAGGACGCGGTGGACCGCCGGCACCTCCTCGAACAGCGACAGGTGATAGTAGCCGAGCGCCTCGTTGATCTCGTCGCGCAGGCGCAGGCGCGACAGGCGCAGCATGGCGGTCTGCCAGAGGAGTAGGACGTGGCGCCGGAGGCTCCGCTCCCACACCACGCGCTCCTCGTCGAGCAGCACGAGGCGGTCGGGTCGCGCCAGCAGGCCCACGATCTCGCGCTGCGCGTCGAGCACCGTCTTGCGCCGCACCTCGGTCGGGTGCGCGGTGATGACGGGGCTGACGAGCGCGCCGGCGAGCACCTCGGCGACGTGCGCACCGGACACGCCCTCGCCCCGGAGCCGGTCGAACGCGCAACGCAGGCTGCCCGGCTGCGGCGGCGAGCCGGCCAGCTGGTGATGCCGGCGCCGGCGGCCGTGATGCACGTCCTCGGCGATGTTCGCGAGCAGCTGGAAGAGGATCGAGGCGCGAATGGTGTGGAGCGCGTCGCGCTCCTCCAGCGCGTCGAGGTGCGCGGCCAGGGCGTCCTCGCCGGTCCCGGCGCGCCGCGCGGCCACCGCCTCGCGCCGGGTCGACTCCACGAGCTCGAAGATGCGCGGGCCGGCCTGCTCGAGGATGACCTCGCCCAGGATGCGCCCGAGAAGGCGGATGTCGTCGCGGAGCGGCGCTTCCTTCTCGCGCTCGTCCTCGCGCGGAGCGACGGGTGAGACGTTTCCGAGCTGCATCGACGTGCCCTCGCGGCTCGGGTGTAGCGTCGCGGGTGTACCGCGTCCAGGCACGGGCCCCCCACCCGTACGCCGGCCGCGGTACACCCGCGCGCGGCCGCGGCGACGGCGTCGCGTGCCTGCCACGGTTGGTGACCAGCTAGCACGCTGTGCGCGACGGACACCACGGACGGCGTCACTCGAGCGATCGCTGCAATGCAGCTCTCGCCTCGAGTTGCGCGAGGTACCGCGCCACGTTCGGGAAGTCGTCGCCCAGGACGCCGAGGAGGCGCGCCGCCATCAGCGAGAAGCCCATCATGCAGTCGGCGGCGGAGAAGCCGCTCGCGAGGAGGTACTCGCGGTCCGCGAGCGTGCGCTCGACGAGCGCGAACGCCGCACGCGCCCGCTCGCGCGCGCTCGCGATGACCGTGGGGACGGCGTCGGCGTCGCCCTGGTACAGGCGATGCCAGACGATGACGGCGACCGGCGGGAAGGCCGTGCCCTCGGCGTAGTGCATCCACTGGAGGAACTCGGCCCGCTCCGGCGAGCCGATCTGCGGAGCGAGCCGGCCGTCGCCGTAGCGCTCGAGCACGTACTCGATCATGGCGCCCGACTCGAGCATCGTCGTGTCCCCGTCCTCGAGGACCGGGAGCTTGCCGAGCGGCGTGTCCTGCGCGAACACGCGCGCGGGGACGTTGAACGTCACGCGCCGGAGCTCGTACGGCACGCCCAGCTCCTCGAGGACCCAGCGGACGCGCACCGCCCGCGTGCGTGGCGCGAACCACAGCGTGATCATCGCGTTCCCCGGCCGGCGATCGTCGCCAGCACGCCCGAGCGCACGAGCGCGGGCCAGCCGCGCGGCCGTGCCGCCGTGGCGGCGAGGAGCGGCAGCGGGTCGAAGTACGACGCGCGCGAGCGCGCCATGCCGGCGTCGTCGAGCACGAGGTGGTCGACGGCGGGCCAGACGATCGGGCGCCCGCCCAGCGTCCCGATCAGCCGGAACGCGATGAAGAGCGCGTCCGCGGTGCCGCCCCAAGCGTCGATCTCGGCGTGCACGTCCGGGATCCACCCGAGCAGGGTTCGGAACCACGCCTCCGCCGCCGGCCGTCCGTGGACCGGCGGCGAGAGCGGCTGCGTCAGCACGACGTCCGGCCGCAGCAGCGCGTCGAGTCCCGCCGGCGACGGGGCCGCCCAGAAGCGGGCGAAGGCGTCGACGAACTCGGCCGGCGTGCGGGCCGCGTGCGGCACGGCGCCGGTCACGACCGGCCCCCGCAGCCGTACAAGCGTCTCGGCGTTCGCCTCCTCGCGCGCCGCGCTCTCGAGCAGCGCGCGGCGGACCTCCGGATCGGGCGCGACCTCGGCCAGGCGGCGGTAGACGCCGGCGCCCGCGCGCTCCAGCGATTCCAGCAGCGACTGCTGCTCGGCGGGCGACTTGCCGGCGAAGAGCGCGTTCAGCGCCTCGAACGGGCTGCGCTGCGCCTCGAGCACGGCCTGCGTCTGGGTGACGAGCGCAACGACCTTCTCGGACGGGTCCATGGCTCCGCCGTAGACGCGAGAGTGGCCTCTCACAAGAATCCACTTCCGACGGACCGGCCGAGGCCACTTTCGGGACGTGGCGCCCGCGTTCGCGAATGCGGGATTCGGCACCCTGCGAACGCCGCATCCGTGAGATCGTCGCGGCGTGGCCGCGGGCGTTCCCGGTGGCCCGGATCGTGCTCCGCCCTGCCGGATGGACGCGTGTCTCGTGCCGGGCGTCGCGGCCGGCGTACGGATCGGTCCCGGCGCGGCCCTGCGGCTCGTCCGACCGGGCCGCCGCGCCGGCAGCCGCGGCGGCGCGGCCGGCATCGCGGCACGCAGCGACCGCGTCCCCGACCGGCGGATGGCCTGCGTGCCCCCTGCGGGCGCCGGCGTCTGACGAGGTCACGGACGATGGACGTCGCCCTCCTCTCCCGCCTCCAGTTCGCCCTCACCATCATGGTGCACTACATCTTCCCGCCGCTGACGATCGGGATGGGCGTCGTGCTCGTCTACCTCGACGGTATGTGGCTGCGGACGCGCGACCCGGTCTACGGCCAGGCGGCACGGTTCTGGACGCGCATCTTCGCGCTCAACTTCGCGATCGGCGTCGCGACCGGGATCGTCATGGAGTTCCAGTTCGGCACCAACTGGGCGACGTACTCGCGTTTCGTCGGCGACGTCTTCGGCTCGGCGCTCGCGGCCGAGGGCATCTTCGCGTTCTTCCTCGAGTCGGGCTTCCTCGCGATCCTGGTCTTCGGCTGGGACCGGGTCGGGCCGCGCATGCACTTCTTCGCGACCTGCATGGTCGCGCTGGGCTCGATCTTCTCGTCGATCTGGATCGTGGTCGCGAACTCGTGGCAGCAGACGCCCGCGGGGCATCACGTCGTGCCGGTGCTGCGCGACGGCGTGCCGTGGATCGTGAACGGCGTGCCGGTGCTGCGCGCGGAGATCGTCGACTTCTGGGCGATGGTCTTCAACCCGTCGTCGGTGCACCGGCTCCTGCACGTGTGGGTCGGCTGCTTCATCATGGGCAGCTTCTTCGTGATGAGCATCTCCGCCTGGTACGTCCTGCGCGGGCGGCATCGTGCGTTCGCGGAGCGCTCGTTCCGCGGGGCGCTGGCGCTGGCGACGCTCGCCTCGCTCGGCGCGCTCGTGACCGGGCACGGGAACGCCGAGATGGTCTACCGCCATCAGCCGGCGAAGCTCGCGGCGTTCGAGGCCCACTTCCGGACCGGACCCGCCGACATGAGCGTCGTCGGCTGGCCGGATCCGGCGACGGAGTCGATGCGCTTCGATCTCGCCATCCCCGGCGGCCTCTCGTTCCTCGTCCACGGCAGCTTCGACGCGCCCGTCGTCGGCCTCGACCGCTTCCGGCCGCAGGACCGGCCGCCCGTCGTGCCGGCGTACGTCAGCTACCACCTGATGATCTCGCTCGGCGTCGGCTTCATCGGGCTGACGCTGCTGGGGTGCTTCTTCCTCTGGCGCGGCACGCTCTTCGAGCAGCGCTGGCTGCTGTGGATCTTCGTCGTCGCGGTGCTCGGCGCCGCGGTCGCGAACCAGGCGGGCTGGGTCGCCGCGGAGGTCGGCCGCCAACCGTGGATCGTGTACCCGCCGGTCGCGTGGGCGGGCAACGACGTCGTCACCGGCCCGGCGGGAACGGTCGTCTACGACGAGGCGGTGGGCCTGCGTACGGCGAACGCGATCAGCCCCTCGGTCGCGTCCGCTCAGGTGCTCGGCTCGATCCTCATGTTCGGCTTCGTCTACCTGCTGCTGCTCGCGGTCTGGCTGTACGTCCTGAACGAGAAGATCCAGCACGGCCCCGTCCCCGTCCCCGAAGCGCCACCCGCCGGCGCCGAGGGCGTCGTGGCAGCGGCGGCGGCGCGCCTCGAGCACCGCGACTCGCTGACGGGCACCGAGCCGGAGACGGTGGGGAGGCGGGCATGACCCTCGACGCGACGACGCTCCCGGTGATCTGGTTCGCGCTGCTCGGGGTGCTGCTCGCCGGCTACGCGATCCTCGACGGCTTCGACCTCGGCGTCGGCATGATGCACCACCTCGTCGCGCACGACGACAGCGAGCGCCGCCTGGTGATGAACACCATCGGCCCGATCTGGGACGGCAACGAGGTGTGGCTCGTCACCTTCGGCGGCGCGCTCTTCGCCGCCTTCCCCGAGGCCTATGCGACGGTGTTCTCGGGCTTCTACACCGCCTTCATGCTGCTCCTCTGCGCGCTCATCCTGCGCGCGGTGTCGATGGAGTTCCGCAGCAAGGTCCGTCACGCGACGTGGCGCCGCGTGTGGGACGGCGCGTTCACCGCGGGCTCTACGCTCGCGGTGCTGCTCTTCGGCGTCGCGACCGGCAACGTCATGCGCGGTCTACCACTCGACGCCCGCGGCGATTTCACCGGCTCGCTGCTCGACCTGCTGAACCCGTACGCCCTCCTCGTCGGCGTGCTGACGCTGACGCTCTTCGCGATGCACGGCACGATCTACCTCCACCTGAAGACCGAGGGCGCCCTCCGGGAGCGCACGGTGGCGTGGATGTGGCGCACGTTCGGCTGCTTCCTCGTCGCCTTCGTACTGACGACGATGTTCACGCTGGTCGCCGTGCCGCGTGCGACGCAGCATCTCGCCGACCATCCGATCCTGTGGATCGTGCCGGTGGCGAACGTCTTCGCGGTGGCGAACGTGCCGCGGGCGATCTACCGCGGCACGCCCGCCGCGGCGTTCGCCAGCTCGTGCGCGACGATCGTGGCGCTCGTCTTCCTGCTCGGCGCCGCGATCTTTCCCGACCTCGTCCCGGCGCTCGAGCCGGCGCACAGCCTGACGGTGTGGAACGCCGCCTCGAGCCCGCGCACCCTCGGCATCATGCTGCTGATCGCCGCCATCGGCATGCCGGCAGTGCT
It contains:
- a CDS encoding DUF3604 domain-containing protein, whose amino-acid sequence is MRTHPRLVVLAAVPLLVAACRGHHEGPGEAATSRPPDAAIAARASAERTALAGLGGTPEAEKQVLFGDLHVHTTFSADAFMRSLPMLQGEGAHPPADACDFARYCSALDFWSINDHAEALTPQHWQETKDAIRQCNAVAGDPKNPDLVSFLGWEWTQVGQTPDDHYGHKNVVLRHTDDDKIPTRPIAALSPQLIGALRRRPPLWQRVQFPLLDWQNRQRYLDLGVFIEEVRATPICPEGVDVHDLPADCLESANTPRELFEKLAQWHHEAIVIPHGNTWGFYTPPGSSWDKQLVGDQHDPTRQTLIEVYSGHGNSEEYRAWETEGLDAQGNPVCPAPTKEYLPCCWQAGELIRRRCGDIPAAECEQRVVDAQRNFIQAGVAGRQTQPWATAEEWLDCGQCRDCFLPAFNTRPKSSAQYALAISNFDDPTKSPRRFRFGFIGSSDNHSARGGTGYKEFGRRINTEAAGARDAAWQARVMGTPPPPADVSRPFVLTQPGDEDGPMAFQILDMERQASFFMTGGLVAVHAAGRDRDSIWDGLQRREVYATSGPRILLWFDLLNAPSGVAPMGSEVTLAEAPRFRVRASGAFVQQPGCPDWAAERIGAERLEHLCRGECYNPGDARHRITRVEIVRIRPQATPGEDVGGLIEDPWKRVECPANTAGCVVEFDDPEFAAGDREFVYYARAVQEPTQAVNAAGLRCQYDASGACVSVNPCFGDYRTPYDDDCLAPAEERAWSSPIFVRR
- a CDS encoding HupE/UreJ family protein, which translates into the protein MILRLAALLALLATAVHAHDRSTSFSTWVLGADGADVTVRLTTLEASRLPWPVGDAAKLGDYLAAHLLLLADETPCVPDAPPRALAASAGRLALEWHVRCDGGAPTRLRSTAFLDVAPSHVHFARVRWPDGRSAERLLSDGERGWSLVDPEPPSFLGAVALGVEHIATGVDHLAFVLALLLLGGTLGETVRLVTGFTIAHSVTLALATLGWVRPEQAPVEALIGLSVALVAAENVWLAGGARSLALPLGVAGLLLALAALGGGTVPPLALAGLALFAACHMIRLGRAAHPLSLRWTAAFAFGLLHGFGFAAVLVDAALPPAALARVLLGFNLGVELGQVALVLLVVPLLARAGSWRPALVDAGSAAVAGLGVFWFVSRAYGGG
- a CDS encoding SurA N-terminal domain-containing protein, whose translation is MRLLGLGAAIGLAVAAAGLLRSGRPGAHDAADGAVARVNGVAIRADDYQRALAGVADGRREDPDGALRRHVLERLVDEELLVQRGLELGLAQVDPRVRRELAAAVIAAAIAQPGDAPDPTPDQLAAFYAAERGFFARAARVQVQRLDRGRRRRRRGPAGAAADRAAAAAARLRAGDEVATVRAAVGDPEPTPLPDALLPPAKLADYLGSSALRSALTLPVGGVSAPLRTSGGQAVLMVVARETGEPPPLETIGDEVRAEWKRRAGERALRAYLDGLRARADVQVAAAP
- the ppc gene encoding phosphoenolpyruvate carboxylase, which codes for MQLGNVSPVAPREDEREKEAPLRDDIRLLGRILGEVILEQAGPRIFELVESTRREAVAARRAGTGEDALAAHLDALEERDALHTIRASILFQLLANIAEDVHHGRRRRHHQLAGSPPQPGSLRCAFDRLRGEGVSGAHVAEVLAGALVSPVITAHPTEVRRKTVLDAQREIVGLLARPDRLVLLDEERVVWERSLRRHVLLLWQTAMLRLSRLRLRDEINEALGYYHLSLFEEVPAVHRVLVDELAHHWPDAPPPPRPVLRMGSWIGGDRDGNPFVTADVVRHAIDRQASTALAHHLRELDRLAVELSMSTRLVTPSPELLALAEASEDHSPFRRDEPYRRALRGMYARLAATAVRLTGQVPGRAPHTVLAAYATADELAADLAVVDASLRGHGAGLIADDRLASLRRAVAVFGFHLCSLDLRQNAEVHEAVVAELLALAGVTTDYRRLSEDARVQLLLRELATARPLTGPHAELSEQTAGELAILRAAAETLDRVGRDALPNYVISKCDAVSDVLEVAILLREVGIVRPGAAVPLPMQIVPLFETIDDLTRAGATLRKLLSVERWRRWVLARDGVQEVMLGYSDSNKDGGYLTANWALYRAELDLVAAARAHDVRLRLFHGRGGTVGRGGGPSYDAVLAQAPGSVAGSLRITEQGEMIAAKYAEPELARRNLEALVAATVEASCLDVEGLGEEATMAYALMDELAERARAAYRLLVYETPRFVEWFRAATPIGEIAELNIGSRPASRKASDRIEDLRAIPWVFSWSQSRIMLPGWYGAGTAFESWVEGHAHRLARLRDLYDRWPFFRTVLSNMGMVLAKTDLGIAERYAALVPDEELGRRIFSRIVAEHARTVDMLLAITRQPALLADNLPLARSIHHRFPYLDPLNHLQVTLLRRWRGGDRGQLVQRGIQLTLNGLATGLRNSG
- a CDS encoding glutathione S-transferase family protein; the protein is MITLWFAPRTRAVRVRWVLEELGVPYELRRVTFNVPARVFAQDTPLGKLPVLEDGDTTMLESGAMIEYVLERYGDGRLAPQIGSPERAEFLQWMHYAEGTAFPPVAVIVWHRLYQGDADAVPTVIASARERARAAFALVERTLADREYLLASGFSAADCMMGFSLMAARLLGVLGDDFPNVARYLAQLEARAALQRSLE
- a CDS encoding zinc metallopeptidase, whose protein sequence is MRWTPGRRSENLEDRRGTIVRRGIPIGVGGILVLGALSLLTGQNFFAILSDPTFQDMTQGGARQEERSGPIQSTPEEEKQVDFVSFVLDDAQGTWGKLLPGRYRPAKLVLFRDAVQSACGFAQSATGPFYCPGDEKVYIDLGFYEELKRRFGAPGDFAQAYVLAHEIGHHVQKVLGVEGRVRRMQQQRPDLRNELSVRMELQADCFAGVWGFAADRRDVLEPGDVEEGLRAASAIGDDRIQRMGGGVVQPESFTHGSSAQRVEWLQKGLRSGDPQACDTFGGG
- a CDS encoding nuclear transport factor 2 family protein, which encodes MDPSEKVVALVTQTQAVLEAQRSPFEALNALFAGKSPAEQQSLLESLERAGAGVYRRLAEVAPDPEVRRALLESAAREEANAETLVRLRGPVVTGAVPHAARTPAEFVDAFARFWAAPSPAGLDALLRPDVVLTQPLSPPVHGRPAAEAWFRTLLGWIPDVHAEIDAWGGTADALFIAFRLIGTLGGRPIVWPAVDHLVLDDAGMARSRASYFDPLPLLAATAARPRGWPALVRSGVLATIAGRGTR